In a single window of the Lodderomyces elongisporus chromosome 4, complete sequence genome:
- the tsn1 gene encoding Translin-1 yields MQELDQFFTEIGEEIAKDVNKKSLLQDLEHRFDLSIIPFSSQVTLWTSTSPNKLKEVINKDAELEGELRTNLQNFNQELSTLECKAGQKERLSNKFIEDSIQILLSKRYFQVLSNAFENDPINIDLVTNGDKLGVMATPTEIYSSLNVQEINYQTYLIALLKLIDIIVDYTTTTVINQSIGSANVASPNYTIGLINSQIVSKIQNGFSLLDLKNDILRKKYDSLKYSSQRLNKIVYDLSLRNLITTSANIQ; encoded by the exons ATGCAAGAGCTAGACCAATTCTTTACTGAAATCGGTGAAGAGATTGCAAAAGA cgtaaataaaaaatcgTTATTGCAAGATCTTGAACACCGATTCGATCTTTCCATCATCCCATTCCTGTCACAAGTAACTTTATGGACTTCAACGAGTCCAAACAAACTTAAGGAAGTGATCAATAAAGACGCGGAGCTAGAAGGAGAGCTCAGAACAAACTTACAGAACTTCAATCAAGAATTGTCTACTTTAGAGTGCAAGGCTGGACAGAAGGAACGTCTTTCCAATAAATTTATTGAAGACTCGATTCAGATTTTATTAAGCAAAAGGTACTTCCAAGTACTCTCTAATGCATTCGAAAACGACCCAATCAATATCGATTTGGTAACCAATGGCGATAAGTTAGGAGTTATGGCAACTCCAACAGAAATTTACTCATCCTTAAATGTTCAAGAGATTAATTATCAGACCTATTTGATTGCTTTACTAAAACTCATAGATATAATAGTTGACtacacaacaacaaccgtGATCAACCAATCCATCGGCTCTGCAAATGTGGCATCTCCTAATTATACCATTGGCTTGATCAATCTGCAAATTGTCTCCAAGATACAAAATGGGTTTCTGCTATTGGACTTGAAGAATGATATCTTGAGGAAAAAATACGACAGTTTGAAATACAGTTCGCAAAGATTAAACAAGATTGTTTATGATCTTTCGTTAAGAAATTTGATAACAACTAGTGCTAATATTCAGTGA
- the ABD1 gene encoding mRNA cap guanine-N7 methyltransferase (BUSCO:EOG09262QTY) encodes MPEDSYIPQAKNDGAFQDSKRRRANDGHTEFSRRDRVHDVQPASIYSNVKENKPAWMRSADENKDKKYDQYGSRVDNGTLQQSSGVAKQVPTASASTTTVSAKVESFSAEKAINTANPPPPSTTTTPSSTTSSSSSFPSSSSSYSKYGNIGLGGRGTDPRMDRVKRNREQLEQSLSIREHLAVEENVNDEGSQPKGDGEVNPYLHLDVANPSVIHTQRDEAHYRTFHSKISDRENRDINSIVRQHYNERTQQSKRQGRRTMSPIYKLRNFNNTIKYILLGNWAKYSSAEGNAPKIFSVLDLCCGKGGDLNKCEFIEIDQYIGIDISDLSVREAFSRYSKQKARFKSHSGARTANKYNFEACFATGDCFTETVPDILEPNFPGIIDQAFPVDAVSIQFALHYAFETEEKVRALLVNVAKSLRVGGTFIGTIPSSDFIRSKIVEKNISKDENGKFKFGNSLYSATFDKEPPADGVFRPAFGNRYTYWLKDAVDNVPEYVVPFETLRALCEEYNMTLRYKKNFIDVFNQEIPKYFSKLNKSLVEGLKRSDGKYGAEGEEKEAVAFYVAFVFEKVT; translated from the coding sequence ATGCCCGAAGACTCATATATACCACAAGCTAAGAATGATGGTGCTTTTCAAGACCTGAAGCGACGTCGAGCAAATGATGGTCACACAGAGTTTTCGAGGAGAGATCGAGTGCATGATGTACAACCTGCATCTATTTATAGCAATGTTAAAGAGAATAAACCTGCATGGATGAGAAGCGCAGATGAGAATAAAGATAAGAAATATGATCAGTATGGGTCAAGAGTCGATAATGGTACATTGCAACAATCACTGGGAGTCGCAAAACAAGTACCCACTGCATCTGCTTCAACTACCACCGTTTCAGCTAAAGTGGAATCTTTTTCAGCTGAAAAGGCCATAAACACAGCCaatcctcctcctccatctactactactactccttcttctactacttcttcctcttcctccttccCCTCATCGTCATCGCTGTACCTGAAATACGGCAACATTGGGTTGGGTGGTAGAGGCACTGACCCACGAATGGATCGGGTTAAACGAAATAGAGAACAATTGGAACAGAGTTTATCGATCCGTGAACATCTTGCCGTTGAGGAGAATGTAAATGATGAAGGAAGTCAACCCAAGGGGGATGGAGAGGTTAATCCCTATTTGCACTTGGATGTTGCTAATCCATCAGTCATCCATACGCAGCGTGACGAGGCACACTATCGCACGTTCCATAGCAAAATAAGCGATAGAGAGAATCGAGACATCAATAGTATAGTGAGACAACATTACAACGAAAGGACGCAGCAGTCCAAGAGGCAAGGGCGAAGGACAATGTCGCCGATTTACAAGTTGCGGAATTTCAATAATACCATCAAGTACATTTTGTTGGGTAATTGGGCTAAATACAGTTCAGCAGAAGGTAACGCACCCAAGATATTTTCAGTGCTTGATTTGTGTTGTGGTAAAGGTGGTGATTTGAACAAATGTGAGTTTATTGAGATTGACCAGTATATTGGCATTGATATTTCAGATTTATCGGTGCGGGAAGCATTTAGTAGGTATTCGAAACAAAAGGCAAGGTTCAAATCGCACTCGGGCGCAAGAACGGCAAACAAGTACAATTTTGAAGCATGCTTTGCTACTGGTGATTGCTTTACGGAAACAGTACCGGATATCTTGGAACCCAATTTTCCAGGGATTATAGATCAAGCATTTCCTGTTGATGCAGTGTCGATACAGTTTGCGCTTCACTATGCGTTTGAGACCGAAGAGAAGGTGCGGGCCTTGCTTGTGAATGTTGCCAAGTCATTGCGTGTTGGCGGCACATTTATTGGAACAATTCCTTCGTCGGACTTCATCAGATCGAAAATTGTAGAGAAGAATATTCTGAAGGATGAGAATGGCAAGTTCAAGTTTGGGAACTCGTTGTATTCGGCTACATTTGACAAAGAGCCTCCTGCCGATGGTGTATTCCGTCCTGCGTTTGGTAATAGGTATACCTACTGGTTAAAAGATGCTGTGGACAATGTGCCGGAATATGTTGTGCCATTTGAAACTTTGAGAGCCTTGTGTGAGGAGTATAATATGACACTTCGATACAAGAAGAACTTTATTGATGTTTTCAATCAAGAAATCCCCAAGTATTTTAGCAAATTGAACAAGAGTTTAGTGGAAGGATTGAAAAGAAGTGATGGGAAATATGGAGCCgaaggagaagagaaagaggcGGTGGCGTTTTATGTAGCTTTcgtatttgaaaaagtaaCTTAG
- the FSH1 gene encoding dihydrofolate reductase: MSRGISKVLCLPGYLQSGATFAKKSSGLRKALTKQLGVELDYIDPCQTIESQSELGFPLAATEEESKNVWNSIVESGNNRRWFEHQGPSKNAGLDDSIQYIIDHINNNGPYDGIIGFSQGAAMAIMVTNSLQRMLPAHPPLKIGLFISGFCLTKPSDGNFSSENKERIAEITDLEQYKPEVVFSSDAEKYLKIDDDKGFDTDVILVYGENDSIVPAIRSKYVSTLYPASKVHFVPHDGAHYVPNQKPFVRKIVELFDQKVNEKL, translated from the coding sequence ATGTCTCGTGGAATATCAAAAGTGCTTTGCCTTCCTGGCTATCTACAAAGTGGTGCAACCTTTGCCAAAAAATCATCTGGGTTACGTAAGGCTTTAACAAAACAATTGGGCGTGGAGTTGGATTATATAGATCCATGCCAAACAATTGAATCCCAAAGTGAGCTTGGGTTCCCATTAGCTGCGACAGAAGAGGAGTCTAAAAACGTTTGGAATTCAATAGTTGAGTCGGGAAACAATCGTCGATGGTTTGAACATCAGGGTCCATCGAAAAATGCAGGTCTTGACGATTCAATTCAGTATATTATCGATCACATAAATAATAATGGGCCATATGATGGTATAATTGGGTTTTCGCAGGGAGCCGCCATGGCTATCATGGTAACAAATTCATTGCAGCGCATGCTCCCCGCGCATCCTCCATTGAAAATCGGCTTATTCATTTCGGGTTTTTGCTTGACGAAACCTTCAGATGGCAACTTTAGTTCcgagaacaaagaaaggaTTGCCGAGATTACAGATTTAGAGCAATACAAACCAGAAGTGGTATTCAGTTCTGATGCTGAAAAATACCTCAAAATCGACGACGATAAAGGATTTGACACTGATGTTATCTTAGTTTATGGAGAAAATGATTCAATCGTGCCTGCTATTAGATCCAAATATGTATCGACTTTGTACCCGGCAAGCAAAGTACATTTTGTACCTCACGATGGAGCACACTACGTTCCGAACCAGAAACCTTTTGTTAGGAAAATTGTGGAATTGTTTGATCAAAAGGTTAATGAAAAGTTGTAG